From the genome of Pungitius pungitius chromosome 21, fPunPun2.1, whole genome shotgun sequence, one region includes:
- the rpl38 gene encoding 60S ribosomal protein L38, producing the protein MPRQIEEIKDFLLTARRKDAKSVKIKKNKDNVKFKVRCSKFLYTLVIADKEKAEKLKQSLPPGLAVKELK; encoded by the exons ATG CCTCGCCAGATtgaagaaatcaaagatttcCTGCTGACAGCCAGGAGGAAGGATGCCAAGT CCGTAAAGATCAAGAAGAACAAGGACAATGTAAAGTTCAAGGTGCGCTGCAGCAAGTTCCTGTACACACTGGTCATCGCAGACAAGGAGAAGGCTGAGAAGCTCAAGCAGTCCCTGCCACCAG GTTTGGCTGTGAAGGAGCTCAAGTAA